CGCTGCTGTCGGCCCTGACAATCTTCCAGACAGTCTTCGTCTGATGTTCGAGCTTCGAGAGCTCTCGAGCCCGGTCGAGGCGATCCGGGCGGAGCACGCGCCCGACGCCGTCGTCGTCGACTGCGAGCGGGACTTCGAGACGCTCCCGCCAGCCCAGGCCGAGGACGTGGGACTGTTCGTCGACGCGCTCGAGCCGACGAGCTACCCTACCGAGTGGCTCCCGACGGACGCGCCGAAACTGCTCGCTCGCTACGCGGGTTCCGATTTCACGATCGGAATGCCGGGCGACGGCAGCATCGCCTGGACGCGCCAGACCGAACCGCCGACGATCATCGTCAAACCCCGCGTGGGGGGATCGCCGGAGCCGTTCCTGAACTTTCTGCTCGCGGAAGCGCTCGTCGAGGTCGGACTCGACGTTCCAGAACACTTCATCGGTTTCTTCGAGGAGGAGTACCGCGCGCTCGATAGGGCGACGGCCCTCGACGCCGGCGGTACCTATCAGGTCGCCGCCGCGCTCTACGACGGTTGGAAGGGACTTCACACGCGCGAGGTGTTTGCCGGATGGCGCACCGACCATCCCGAACTCGCCGACGCGTGGCAGGACGCCGGAACACGACTCGAGGACCGCGTCTCGGGGCTCCCGCGCGCCGTCGCCCGCGGCGAGACCGACTTCGCGGACGCGACGGAGCTAGCCTGTGCGGCGCTCAAGCACGCGATCGAACTCCCGGCGCCGTTCGCCGCCCTCGACACCGAGGCCTACCGGGAGCACGGCCCCGACTACGCGATCACGTGGGCCGAGAAGACGTTCGACGCGCTCGAGGAGTAGCGAGCGTATTTTCGCGACGGAGACGGCGCCGACTCAGTCGTCCTCGACGCGCTCGAGGACGATCCGCTCCTCGAACCTCCCGCGTTCAGCTCGCTTTTCGCGACGCGTGCGTTCGATGGATTCGCGGGATCGATTCTGCGCCTCGAGAATCGCGTCGACGACCTCCAGCACGTCGGCCAGTTCCTCGGGGTCTCTCGACTCCTCGAACTCCCTCGCCTCCTCGAGAAGCTTCGCCGCGAGTCTGTCGGCGTACTCCTCGTCGTCGGCGACGTGCGTTACCGGGCGCTCGTCCTGTTCTTCGATGATCTCGGGAATGCGATCGCGGACGAGTTTGTTGTACCCAGTGGGCATGAGTGTGGTGAACGGTGAAATACCGCGGCTCGTGCGTTCAGAAGCTCGCGTCGACGCTGCCGTCCTCGTCGAGGTCGATGGTACCGTCGAACAGCGCGCGGAACTCGTCGACGAACGCCTCGTCGTGTGGATCCTCCGAGAGGTGGAACAGTCCGACAGCGTCGTGTTCCTCGAGCAGCGAGAGGATCCGCTCGGCGGCGGAAAGGGCCTGTTCCTCGCCGGCGTAGTAGGCGAGTTCGGTGACCGAGTCGAAGCTGATCCGGAGTTTGCCGTCGTGATCGTCGAGGAAGCCGTCGATGTGGTCGACGATGCCGTCGACGTCGTCCGGTGCGGCGACGTAGTGAACGGCGTCGCTGGAGCGTCGCGAGTAGCCGCGTTCGATGCTCAGCGTGTCGAGAATCTCGGCGCGGTTCTCGTCGACGTCGTAGTACTCGAGTTTCTGTCTGACTTCGCGGGCGGTCGTCCGCGTGGAGACGACGAGAAAGTTGTCGGTGTCGGTCTTGAGGAAATCCGTGTCGATTCGGTCCGTCTCACCGGTGCTCGGGTGAAGCAAGAGAATCCCGGTCCCCCCTGGAACCGTCTCGGGCGTCCCGTCGATCGCCAGTTCGTACTCCATATTGCGTGATCAATTTCCGGAACGGACTTAATACTGCGGATGTGTCTCGCGGGGGCACGGGCGGTCGGTTCGTGCGATACAACCCGATTCCGGACCGTCAGACGTCCTCCTGGCGCAAAAGCACGAGCATCGACAGTCCGGAGATAACGACGAGGATGAGCGCGGGAAGCGCGGCGTACCGGTAGTGGGCGGTTCCGTGGGCGCTCCAGATGAGGGTCACGAGCGTTTCCATTCCGATCGGTTGCAGCATCAGCGTTGCCGGAAGTTCCTTCATCGTGGTCAGGAAGACGAGGACGCCCCCGGCGACGACCCCCGGCGCGATTAGCGGCAGCGTTACTCGGCGGAAGGTTTCCAGTCGACCGGCGTTCAGCGTTCGCGCCGCTTCGGGGAGTCGATCGTCGACCTGGAGTACGGACGTCCGCGTGCTCCCGACGGCTTGCGGGAGGAACCGAACGACGTACGCGAACACGAGAAGGACGACGCCCTCCCGATAGATGAACGGAACGTAGTTCGCACCGAAAAAGACGAGCGCGAGACCGATGACGATTCCGGGGACTGCGAAACCGACGTACGTAACGCGTTCGAACAGTCGGGCGAGTATCGATTCTGACTGCGACGACAGATAGCCGACGGGAATGGCAAACGTACAGGCGATGACCGCGGCGAGGCCGGCGAGATAGACCGAGTTGAGGGCGTACTCCCACTCGAACGCGTACGTCGAGGCTTCGGCGCCGATCCCTCGAACGATCCAGACGCCGAAGATCGCGATCGGCACCGCGAGCGTCAAGATACCGATCCCGGCGACGGTGCCCATCGCCGGCCACTTCCACCGGCCCAACCGAATTTGGGATCCACTCGGAGTTCCGCCGCTCGCATCCTCATCGCGTCCAACGTTCGCCTCGATCAGGAGGACGATGCCAGTTACCGCGAGCAACTGCAGCGACAACAGGGCCGCGTACTCCACGTTGAGCGCGCCGAACTCCCAGTAGATTGCACTCGTGAACACCTCGACGTGCATGAACGCCGGCGTTCCGAAGTCCGAAATCGCATAGAGCGCGGTCAGCAACGCGCCGGCGGCGATCGCCGGCCGAATCTGCGGGAAGGTCACGCGACGGAACGCTTCGAACCGGTCCGCATTCAGCGTCCGTGCGGCGTCGACGAGCGAGGCGTCCATCGACAGAAGCGCGGCGCGTGCGGTGAGAAAGACGTACGGATACGTATACAGGGTGATGACCAGGACGGCGCCCCAGAACCCGCGAACGTGGGGCATCGGAACACCGAGGAGCGAACTCACTTCTCCGTACGGACCGAACGCGGAGACGAACGCGAACGCGCCGATATAGCTCGGAATTACCAGCGGCAGCGCGGCGACGATGGTCCAGAACCGGCGAAATGGAAGATTCGTTCGGGTCGTCAGAATCGCCAACGGGAGTCCGATGGCGACCGAGAGGACGGTCACCGAGACCATGAGCCCCAGACTGGTAAGGAGAATACCGGCGGTCCGGGCTGAAAATACCAACTCGCCCGCTCGAGTCGGATTCACCTGCAGTGCCCGCAGGACGATCCACAGTAACGGCGACGCGACGAGCAGCGCGATCAACCCGCTAATAATCGTCAAACCGGGGTATGAGACTTTCTCGCCCGCGTTCGACAGTTTCTCGAATCGGTTCGATGCCACGATAGTAGTTCGACCGGTGTGTTTCGGCGGAACGGATTTAGGGCTTCCTAAAATTACCGGTCAGCCGGATCGTTCGAGTCCCGGTCTGGACGGCGGCGATTCGCGCCGCTGAACGGAGTGCGGACCGCATCGGAGACGGAGAACCGGCGCGAGATGTCCGATTAGACCGTCATTCCTTCTTCGCGGAGCAGGTCGATGGCGGGCTCGACGTCGCCGAGTTTGTTCAGGTCGAACTCGAGCGGATCGATCTCGTCGAGGGTCGGGAGTTCGCCGACGTACTCGACGCCGTCGACGACGGGATACTCTCCGTTGACGTCGACGAAGAAGTCCTGTCCCTGTTCGGCGATGATGTGGCGGGTAAACTCCGCCGCGAGGTTCGGCTTGTCCGCTCCCTCGAGAATGGCGACGCCGGAGACGTTGAACAGGCAGCCGGGATCGTTACTGGTGAACGTCACGTCGAGGGGAGCGTCCGGATCGTCGTCGACGATGCGGCCGGCGTAGTACTGGTTGCCGAGCGCGATCTCCTGTTCGCCGCTCGCAACGGCCTCGGCCTGGTCCGAGCCGCTACTGTACAGCGTCGCGTTCTGATCCTCGACCATCGCGCGGACCCATTCGCGGGTCGCGTCTTCGCCCTCTTCCTCCATCATCGCGACGATGAACGAGTGGAAGGTCCCCGAATTCGGGCGCGTCGAGATAACGTCCCGGAATCGCTCGTCTTCGGCGTACGCGAAGATGTCGTCCGGAAGATCGTCGCCGTCGAAGTGGTCGGTGTTGTACTGCACGGCACGAACCCGGCCGGACGCACCGGTCCACTGTCCGTCCGAGTCTCGGTAGTTGTCGTCCACCGCGTCGATAACGTCTTCCGGCAGCTCGCGCGCGAGCCCTTCGTCCTTGAGTCGCGCGAGTTCGCCCGAGGATTGCGTGTAGAAGACGTCCGCCGGGCTGTTTTCGCCCTCCTCCAGGATACTCGCCAGCTGATCGCCCTCGTCGTCGTAGTCACGCTTGATCGTGAAATCGTCGTACTCGTCCTCGAGTTTCTCGAACAGGGGATCGATCTGATCCTGGGTCCGAGCGGAGTAGATCGTCAGTTCGCCCTCGAGGTCGCCGAGGTCGTCCCAGGAAACGGCGCTCGATTCCGCGGCCGCTTCCTGGGGCTCGTAACTATCGAACGGGTCCTCGTCTCCACCGCCGAGACCGTCGAGACAGCCGGCGACGGCGAGCGTGCCGACCGCAGCCGAACCCGCGCCGAGGAATCGCCGGCGGTTGATCGTCGTTCCCCGCCCGCTGAGATCGTGTCGTTGCATATATAGTTTAGGCCAGCCTAAAACACTAATACCTTCCGGTTACCCGCAGCAGAGCGGTCGAGAGGGTGAGACAGCGAACGCTGTCCGATCGCCGGCCGTCCGATGCCCACGGTTTTCGGCCGACCTAAACCTCTCCGGTCACACCTTTTTAGGCCAACCTAAAGAATCTGTCGGTCACTACTTCGAGCGGAGCCACCCGGCCGCGTGTACGCCTCCGATGCGACGGAGCAGACCGCTCTCTACGGCCTGTGCTCGAGTCGAACTCGTTTTGATGCTCTGGGCTGATGAGTCTCGTATGAGCGTTCGCGAGGAGTTCGACGACTGGGCCACGAGCGGAAAGGACAGGGGGATGGAGGAGCGCCACTGGCACACCGCCAAGCACGCGCTCGCGCGGATGCCCGTCGAACCGGGCGATACCGTCCTCGATCTGGGCTGTGGCAGCGGCTACGCCGGTCGGGCGCTGCGAGACACCAAGGGTGCGGGCCGAGTCTACGGACTCGACGGCTCGCCGGAGATGGCCCACAACGCCGCGGGTTACACGGACGACGGCCAGGTCGGCTACGTCGTCGGCGACTTCGGTTCGCTCCCGTTCGCCGACGACTCGATCGATCACATCTGGTCCATGGAGGCGTTCTACTACGCCGCCGATCCCCACGAGACGCTCGAGGAGGTCGCCCGCGTGCTTCGTCCCGGCGGAACGTTCTACTGCGCGGTCAACTACTACGAGGAAAACGTCCACTCCCGCGAGTGGCAGGAGTTCATCTCGATCGAGATGACCCGCTGGGACCGCGACCAGTACCGCGAGGCGTTCCGCGACGCGGGACTCCTCGTCGCCGAACAGGACAACGTTCCGGACCGCGAGATCACGATCCCCGGCGAGGCCGAGTTCCCGCTCGAGGACTGGGACACCCGCGAGGCGATGGTCGAGCGCTACCGCGAGTACGGCACCCTCCTGACGGTCGGCGTAGCCCCTTGATTTCGGGTCGAACGGCGCGGCGCACCCCTTGGTTTCCACTCGAACCGGGCTCGACGCTCCGCTCTATTCGGCTCACGTCAGTCGATTCACACCCTTCGTGCAGCTTCGAGCCGATACTGCTCACTCGGGCTCGCTCGAGTCGAAACGATCCCCCGTGTCTCACTCGCACTGACTGCGTCAGTTCGATTCGAACCCCTCGCCCGCCGGAATCGCGATCTCGAGCCAGTTCTCCTCGGGGGGCAGCGGACAGTCGAAGGTCTCACTGTAGGCGCAAAACGGCGTGTACGCGAGGTTGAAGTCGACGACGAGTTCGTCGCCGGTCTCGAGGTCCCGATCCGGCGCGAGTTCCATGTATCGCCCGCCCCGGTAGCTCTGCTGACCGGTCGTCTTGTCCCGGAACGGGATGAAGATCGGCTCCTCGTCGGGGCTCTCGAGTTGATAGCCGGCCAGTTCGAACGTCCCGTCCTCGAGGTCCTCGTCGTCGCGTTCGAGTTCGAACTCGAGCGTGACGGTCCGAAGATACCGCATCTCTCGATCCGCGGTCGTATCCATCAACACGACCTCCGGATCGTCGTGGACCGTAGCGGTCGCGGCGACGCGGTAGTCCGAGTCCGGGCTGAAGTACTCGAGCCCGTCGAAGCCGTCGCGATCCTCGGGCGGAATCGGCGACTGGGGATGCTCGGCGAAGAACTCGTCCTTCTCGGCGCGCTTTGACTCGAGTTCGTCGCGCCACTCGTCGACGTCGATAGAATCGCTCATACGGTCCGTTGGAGGAAGATTGGAAGGCGTTGCGTTTGCCGTCTTCTCGTCCCTCGCGACCGGGACGTCTGTCCCCAACGATCGTTACTAACTCGGGAAGAACGATTATTATACTGGCCGCCCGAGGGTCAGATCATGTGGCCGTGGGAACACGCAATCGTGGGGTATCTCGCCTACTCGCTGTTCTGTCACACCTACTACCGGGACTCTCCCGGCGGCCTCGAGGCGTTCGCGGTCGTCTTCGCGTCGGTGCTTCCCGACCTGATCGACAAACCGTTGACGTGGGAGTACGAGATTTTCGAGGTCGGATACGCGCTCGGCCACTCGATCTTCTTCGCGATTCCGCTGTCGGTCGCCGTCGGTGCACTCGCCAGGTCCTACGACCGACCCCGAACTGGCGTTGCGTTCGCCGTCGGCTACCTCCTGCACCTGCCCGCTGACATCGTCGACGGCTACGTCCGGAACGACCACCTCATCTTCTGGATCGTCCTGTGGCCGGTCGAGAGGGGCGACGCTCACCTCCACGCCCACGAACACGGTCCCGGCTTCATCGACCAGTTCTTCGTGTTTTTCACGCATTACCGACACGAACTGTTCTCGAGCGATCCCTCGACGTACATCCTGCTCCAGTTCGCCATGGCCGCCTTCGCCGCGCTGATCTGGCTCTACGACGGCGCACCCGTCCTCCGCGAGTGTCTGCTCGGCGGAAAGCGACTCGTCGAAGCGACGATCGAACGAGCAACCGAGTCCCGGAACCGGTAACCCGCTGCTGCTGTCGCCCGCCAGCGGGCGATTGCGCCAGCCGGTCCGCACGTTTATATTCGAAGCCGCCGCAATCGCAGTTCGTCAACGCTATGGACGACCGACGATGAGTACGGCAAGAATGACGGACTGGCGCTCGATCTTCGGCCACGAGCAACCCTACGACGAGCAGGTCGACGGTATCGAGACCGCAATCGAGACCGCTCGAGACGACGGCTACACCGTCGTCGAGGGGGCCTGTGGCACCGGAAAGACGATGATTGCGCTCAGCGCGGGGATCGACCTCGTGCGCGATCCCGACACCGACTACGAGCGCGTGTTCGTGCTCACGAGCGTCAAGCAGCAACTGCGCCAGTTCGAGGCCGACCTCGAGACGATCAACGCGAACCTGCCCGACGACTGGAACCCGATCTCGGGACTGACCCTCGTCGGCAAGGCCGACGTCTGCCCGTACAACCGGGAGGGAGCGGGCGGGATCGACGACGGCAACGTCTACGACCGCTGTGAGACGCTGCGGGACCGAACCCGCGACCTCACCGGTGAGGGCGGGGAGACGACGGCCGGCACGCTGACCGCGCGGGCGCGCCAGCAACAGACCGGACTCGCCGACAGCGGGACGGCCGGAACGACGGGCCGGTTCCTCGAGACCGCCGGGGAGACGGCCGCTTATCCGCCGGAAATGCCGACGTACGGCGACGGGGGAGCGGTCGGCGCCGAAACCGAGTACTGCCCGTTCTACGCGCAGTACCTCGAGGACCTGCCCGAAGAGGAGAGCGACGGAGACGCCTCGGAGGCCGTCCCGTTCGACTTTACGAGCGCCGGCCTACTCACTCCCGAGGATCTCGTCGCGCGATCCGTTCGACACGGCACCTGCCCCCACTCCGTGATGGGGGCGCTGCTCGGCCACGTCGAGGTCGTCCTGGGAAATTACTACCACGCGTTCGATCCGACGACGACGAACACCTTCACCGGCGCGCTGCTCGACGACTCGACGTTCGTCGTCTGCGACGAGGCCCACATGCTCGAGCCCCGGGTGCGGGACCTGGTCAGTGACGGCGTCGGCGACACGACCCTGCGCGACGCCGAAACCGAACTCTCGCGGGTCATCCAGCCGATCAGGTTCGAACGCGAGGGACGCCAGGCGGAGGGCGGATCGAAGACGGCCGACGCCGAACTCGTTCGCGGAGAACTGGCGGACAGCGACGTCTCGTTCGAGGAACTCGCACGCACGCTCGAGTTCGTTCGAGACCTTCGGCAGGAACTCGACCGCCGGGTCACCGCCCATCTCGACCGGACTCACCGGGGGTGGAAGTCGAACCTGACCGAACTCGCGGACGACGAGATCCCGCTACGCGACCCGCAGGAACCCGCCGAGGACGAACTCTCCGAGTGGGCCGTCGACGCCGGCTACAGCGACGCCGTCTGGGTTCGCGCCGAGGCCGCCGGCGCCGTCGTCGAGCGCGTCCTGAACGAGGCCGAGGACGAGGAGCGCACCCGCGCCGCGCCAGCCGTCGGTCGCGTCCTCGGCGAGTGGTACCGCCGCGACCACACCGACTACTTCCGGGAGATCGAACTCGAGCGGACCTGGGACGACACCGAACCCGCCGACTCGTGGCGCCGGGCCTACACCGCCCGACTCGCCCTGCACAACTGCGTGCCGAGCGACGCCATCGGCGAGCGCCTCGGGAGCTTCGGCGGCGGGATCCTGATGAGTGCGACACTCGAGCCCATGGATGCCTTCACCGAGGTGACGGGCCTCGACTACCTCGCTCGCGAGGAGGACCGCCCGGTCGTCGAACGGCGGTACGGACTGCACTTCCCGGAGACGAACCGCGAGAGCTTCGCGGTCGCCGCGCCCAAGTACACCTACGAGAACCGGGGGCGACCCGGAGAGACCAATCCGACCAGAACGCACTACGCCGACGCTATCGCGAAGGTCGCTCGTCTCCCCGGAAACGTCCTCGTCGGCATGCCGAGCTACGCGGAGGCCGAGTGGGCCGCGGGCGTCGTCGAGGAGCGGATCGAGAAACCCGTCCTGCTCGACGCCGCGAGCGACGACGAGACCACCCAGTCGCTCAAAAGCGAGTTCTTCGCGGGCGACGGGAAGGTGCTCGTCACGAGCCTCCGGGGGACGCTCACCGAGGGCGTCGACTACAGCGGTGACCGGCTCTCGGCGGCCGTCGTCTGTGGCGTCCCGATCGTCAACACCTCGAGTCCCCGGACGAAGGCCGTCCGCCGAGCCTACGACGACGCCTTCGAGGACGGGTTCACGTACGCGCTGACGATTCCCGCGGTGCGGAAGGCGCGCCAGGCGATCGGTCGCGTCATCCGCTCGCCAGAGGACGTCGGCGTTCGCGTGCTGTTGGACGAGCGCTACGCTCGCGATAGCTGGGATTCGGTTCGACCGTACCTGCCCGACGACGACGAGTTCCAGCCCGTCAGTCCCGATATGCTCGAGCACGGCCTCGAGCGGTTCCGGTCACGGTTGTCGTAACGACGGCTGCTCTTCGATGGTGTCCACCGCGCCGCCCTCGACCGCGCTGCTCCAGTTACCGAGCCACTCCTCGAGGCTGCCTCGCAGTCGATCGTATTCGATAGTCACGGACTCCGCGGGAATCTCGGCGCGCTCCTCGAACCCCTCGTCGAGATCGACGAACGCGTTGCTGACCGCGGGAATCTGGGCCCGTCGTTCGGCGAGTTCGACCTGCACCTCGCTCGAGAGGGCGAAGTTGAGGAAGTCGTAGGCGAGATCGATCTTCTCGGCCTGATCGAAGATGGCCACCCCGAGGGGTGTCTCGTACCCCTGTTCGTCCGGGAACGCGACCCGGTAGCGGTCCGGATCTCGATCCTCTCGATCGGCGATCACCGGATCGGTCGAGTAGGCGACTGACAGCGGTCGCTCCGCCGCCGCGTAGAGCTCGTCGGACGCCGCCCAGCCGTCGGTGATCCGGGCGCCGTTCTCTCGGAGTCCGCTCCAGTAGTCGAGGTAGCCGTCGGTTCCGAAGGCGTCGATCGTCCAGAGGAGAAACGCCAGCCCCGAGTCGGCGCGCTCGGGATGGGGAATCAGCAGCGTCTCCTCGTACTCGGGCTCGGTCAGGTCAGCGAGCGTTTCGGGGGCCTCGAGTTCGTCGTCATCCGCGTGGAGGAGACAGCTGTATCGCACCCCGGAGGGGAGAACGCGACCGTTCGGATCGCCGAACTCGAGATCATCGCGGATGCGGTCGGTCGCTGTGATCCGATCCTGGTTGAGTTGGCGGAAGAGTTCGCGCCCCTCGAGTTCGCGGTCGACCGCTGCGAGCGCGGCCGGAGTGAGCCCGAAGTAGACGTCCGCGTCGATTTCGGCCTCCTGGTGGACGCGCCGGACGTAGTGATCGAGGCCGGCTTCCGGGATCGTCCACTGGAGTTCCGCGTCGGGAAACTCCTCCTCGAAGAGTTCCCTGAGTCGCTCGTCGGCGGCTCGCTCGCCGCGGACCATCGACTCGGTTGTGGCGATCCGGAGCGTCCCGTCGAGGTCGGGCTCTTCGGGCTCGGGGTCGTCCCGGTCGTCGACGTCGGCCGGTTCCGCTTCCTCCTCGTCGTCCGCTTCGCGGGTGAAACAGCCGGCTAACCCGGCGAGCCCACCGCCACCGACGGCCCGTACGACCGAACGCCGTTTCATAGCGGTAGTGATACGCCGTATCGCCTTAAGCGCCGGGATCACCCCGTATCGACCGACGTCCGTCTTCTCGCGGCGATTTCCCCGGCATCGGGTCCGGGACAGAAAGGTTTTATCCGACGGCTGAGACTCACCGGTGTGACAGCGAACGCGAACGGAGCGCGACGACGCCGCCACGTGCTCGCTGGTGTGGTTGCTGCGCTCGGCGTCGTAACCGGGGCGATCCTGCTCGAGGTCCTCGGAACGATCCTCTTCGCGCTGACGGTCGCCTACGTTCTGCTTCCCGTACAGGGATGGCTGGTCAGGCGGGGGCTCTCCGAGTGGACGTCCGCCGTCGCCGCGACGCTACTCGGTTTCGTGGGCGCGGTCGCCGTCTTCTCGCCGATCGTCCTCACGCTGTACTTCCGAATCGACGAGGTGATCGCCCTCGTCGAGGACGTTCCGCCGGAGATGCCGGTCACGGTGCTCGACGTGACGTACACGATCGAGGCAGGGGAGGTCCAGACGCTCGCAGTGACCTTCCTGCGCGACCTCGCCGTCTCCCTCGCGTCGTCGCTTCCGGTGCTCGCGATCAAGTTCGCCCTCTTCGTCATCCTGCTGTTCGCGCTACTGTACAAGGGCGACGCGGCCGGACGAGCGGCGATCGCCCCCGTTCCACACGAGTTCCGCGACGTCGTCCACGCGCTCGCCACTCGAGCCCGGGAGACGCTGTACGCGATCTACGTGCTGCAACTCGCCACGTCTGTCGCCTCGCTGCTGATCGGCTACCCGCTGTTCCGGCTGCTGGGTTACGAGATGGCCTTCACGCTCGCGCTCTTCGCCGCAATCTTGCAGTTCGTCCCGA
This DNA window, taken from Natronococcus sp. CG52, encodes the following:
- a CDS encoding AI-2E family transporter produces the protein MTANANGARRRRHVLAGVVAALGVVTGAILLEVLGTILFALTVAYVLLPVQGWLVRRGLSEWTSAVAATLLGFVGAVAVFSPIVLTLYFRIDEVIALVEDVPPEMPVTVLDVTYTIEAGEVQTLAVTFLRDLAVSLASSLPVLAIKFALFVILLFALLYKGDAAGRAAIAPVPHEFRDVVHALATRARETLYAIYVLQLATSVASLLIGYPLFRLLGYEMAFTLALFAAILQFVPIIGPSLLVAPIALYHVAAGELAAAALVGVLGIGLVAWFPDIAVRPRLARRSAGLPGSLYFVGFTGGLFTLGAIGIVVGPLIVAVFVEAVDLLAEEVNGDTTLEDFARPESETPAEPVEAEPGNSSDD